CGTCGACTTCACCCGGATGGTCACGATCGGGATCCGTGCCGACCGCTACAAGGCCGACGTCCCCACCGTGACGGCGCCGGTGCGCCGCCGCGGCCCCATCCACTCCGCGGAGATGCGCTTCGCGCGGGCCCACACGGACCGGCGGCTCAAGTTCACCATGCCGGGCCCCATGACCATCGTGGACACCATCCACGACGGCTACTACGGGAGCCGCGCCAAGCTCGGCATGGCCCTGGCCCGCCTCATCAACGAAGAGGCCCGCGAGCTGGAGGCGCTCGGCGTCGACATGATCCAGCTCGACGAGCCCGCCTTCAACGTCTACATGGACGAGGTCCGCGACTGGGGGCTCGCCGCCCTCGACGCTGCCGTCGAGGGGTTGCGGTGCCGCACCGCCGTGCACATCTGCTACGGCTACGGCATCAAGGCCAACAACGACTGGAAGAAGACGCTGGGCGGCGAGTGGCGCCAGTACGAGCGGACCTTCCCGCTCATCGCGCGCTCCCGCATCGGCGGCGTGTCGCTCGAGTGCGCGGCGTCGCGGGTGCCCATCTCGCTGATCGGCTTGCTCGAAGGGAAGGACATCCTGCTGGGCGCGGTGGACGTGGCCACCGACGCGGTGGAGACCCCCGAGGACGTGGCGCGCGTGATCCGCGAGGGGCTGAAGCATGCGCCGGCCGCGCGCGTCTTCCCCTGCACCAACTGCGGCATGGTCCCGCTCGCGCGCGAGGTGGCCGAGGGCAAGCTGCGCGCGCTGGCCGCGGGAGCGGCCCTCGTGCGTAAAGAACTGGGCGGCTAGGCGCGCTGCCGCGCCCGGGCGGGCCGCGGGCCGCTCGCCTAGGCGATCTTCACGATTCCCGGCTCAAGCTCTTCGAAGCGCTTCGCGACTTCGGGATCGTGGCCGGTGACGACGCGATCCGGGCTGCCCGCTATTTCGTCGATACGGTCGAAGCCCTTCAGCATCTGGGGCAGGCTCGTGATGATCTGTACCGGATCACGCCGCTCGATGTTGCGGTAGAAGTGCGAGGCGTCCGAGGTCAGCACCACGGTGCCCTTCGCGGTCTCCACCGAGACCACCTGCAGCCCCGCGGTATGGCCACCCACCCAGTGCGCGGTGATACCCGGCAGCACCGGGATCTCGCCCTCCACCAGCCGCACCCGCCCCGCGTAGTTCAGCTTGACGAGGTCGGCGAGCGGCTCCGCCTCGGCGAACATGCGGTAGTGTGCGTACTGGCCGGCGAAGCCCGTCCAGAACTGCATCTCCTCCTTCTGGATCCAGAAGCGCGCGCCCGTGAAGAACGGATAGCCGTCCCAGTGATCCCAATGCAGATGCGAGATCAGCGCCACGGGCACGTCGGCGGCCTTCACGCCCACGCGACTCAGCATCTCCGCCGGGCTCACCCACTTGCGCGCCTCGCGCCGCTGCGCGTCGGCGGCGGAGAAGCCCGTGTCGAGCACCACGGGATACGGCCCGCCCAGGATCACCCACAGGTAGAAGTGCAGCGTGAGCGTGGCGGTGGACGGCTCGCGGAAGAAGAACGTGCACTGCTGGGTGTCCCGCTCCGCGTATTTGAGGGCGTAGACCTGATATGGCATGTCGTTCCCCTCTGTCGTGCCCGAGGTCCTCAGTAGCCCAGGGCGACGCCGTCGCTGCGCGGGTCGCAGCCGCCGTGGCGCGCACCCGTGGCGGGGTCGATCGTGATGCCGTGCGCGTGCCCGGCCCGCTCGTTCCACGGGCCCCACTGGTTGACGGTGTGGCCCCGCCGCGCCAGCTCCGCGCCCGTCGCCGGCGGGAAGCGGCCCTCCAGGTTCAGCAGGTCGCGGGGCTCCAGCAGGCCGAAGCGGCCGGAGAGCCAGCGCGGCGCCTCCATCGCCTGCTGCACGTCCAGGCCGAAGTCGATCATGGCCGTGTAGGCCTGGAGATGGATCTGCGGCTGCCCGTCCGCCCCCATGCACCCCATCACCTGCCAGGGGCGATCACCCCGGAACGCGAGCGAGGCGATGAGCGTGTGCAGCGGCCGCTTGCCCGGCTCGAGACGGTTGGGGTGCGTGGGATCCAGGCTGAAGTAGGCGCCGCGATTCTGCATGACCACGCCGGTGCGCCCCGCCACCACGCCCGCGCCGAAGAGGCCGTAGACGCTGTGGATCAGCGAGGCGGCGCTGCCCTCGGCGTCCACCGCGGCGACGTAGACAGTGTCGCCGGCGAGCGTGCCGAAGCTCGGCACCTCGTCCCAGGGCAGGGCGCGCCGCATGTCGACGAGGCGGCGGCGCTCCGCCGCGTAGTCCGGCGATAGCAGCCGCTCCACCGGGACCTTCGCAAAATCGGGATCGGCCAGCACGCGGTCGCGGTCGTGGAAGGCGATCTGCTTGGCCTGGACGAGCAGGTGGACGTGATCGGGCCCGAGATAGTCCATGGCGCCGAGGTCGTACGGCTCGATGAGGCGGAGCATCTGGAGCACCGAGACCCCCTGCGTCGGCGGGGGGGTCTCGTAGAGCGTGATGCCCCGGTAGGTCGAGGACAGCGGCTCGCCCCAGCGCGCGCGCTGGGCCCGGAGATCGCCCTCCTCGATGAGCCCGCCGCGGGCCCGCGACCAGCGCGCGATCTCGCGGGCCACCTCGCCCTCGTAGAAGCCGCCGCGGCCCGCGCCGGCGATGGCCTCGAGGGTACGCGCGAGGTCGGGATTGCGCAGGCGCTGCCCCTCGCCGAGCGGCCGGCCTCCCGGCAAGAAAACCGCCGCCGCCTCCGGGCTCTCCGCGAGCATCGTCGCCACGGAGGCGATCCAGTAGGCGAGCCGCGCGCCCACCGGGAAGCCGTCGCGCGCGCATTCGATGGCGGGCGCGAGCACGCGCGGCAGCGGCAGCCGCCCGTACGCGGCATGGGCCTCGAGCCAGCTGTCGATCGCGCCGGGCACGGTGACGGTCGCGGGCAGCACGCCCCGATACGGCACCTCCCCGAGCCCCCGGGCCTCGAACGCGGCGATGGTCGCCGCGGCGGGCGCGCGGCCGCCGCCGTCGAGGAAGCGCACGCCGCCCGTGCGCGCCGGATGCACCAGCCAGAAGGAGTCGCCGCCGATACTGGTCATGTGCGGGTACACGACGCTCAGCACGGCAGCGGCGGCGATGGCCGCGTCCACCGCCGAGCCACCGCCACGGAGCATCTCCACGCCCGCCGTGGAGGCGAGCACGTGCGAGCAGGTCACCATGCCGCGCGGGGCCACCGTGGCCGGCCGCGGGGCCGCCACGTCCTGCACGTCGCCGGGAGCTATAGGGCGCGCTCCATCCAGATGTTGGCGCGCGCGTTGCCGTTGTAGTCCGCGATCTCCTGAAAGCCGTAGGCGCGGTAGAGATGGACCGCCGCGGCCAGGCGATCCTCGCTGTCGAGACGCAGTCGCGCGCAGCCCAGCGCACGCGCCTCGGTCAGGCAGGCGTCCATCAGCGGTCGGCCGAGGCCCTTGCCCTGATGCACCGGGCGAATCCACATGCGCTTGACCTCGCCCACGCCGGGCTCGAGCACCCGCACCGCGGCGGTCCCCACCACGAGCCCCACCGGATCCTCCACCACGAGGAGAGAGCCACGCCGCCCGTCGTAGGCCGCCTGCCAGTTGGCGATGTCCTTGTCGAGCCCCTCGCCATCCAGCTCCTCGCCCAGCCAGGCGAGATAGGCGTGGAGCTCGCGCGCCACCGCCTCGTGATCCTGTGCGGTGGCGCGGCGGATGCGGTAGCCGGACGCCTCAGCGGCGCGCGCGGTCATGGCCGGCGAGCCCGCGCTCCCAGAGGTATTCGGTCTCGCCGAGCCGCTGGCCCACCCACCGCGAGAGCACGAAGAGGAGGTCGCTGAGACGGTTCACGTACTTGAGCGGCCATGGCGAGAGGCTCTCGACGCGCGCGAGCGCGAGGACGCGCCGCTCGGCGCGGCGGCACACGGTGCGCGCCTGATGGAGGAAGCCGCCCACGCGGCCGCCGCCGGGGAGGACGAAGGACTTGAGCGGCTTGAGATCCTTCTGGCACCGGTCCATGAGCTGCTCGAGCGCCTTCACCTCGGTCTCGCCGACCCGGTGCATGCCCTCGTAGACCGCGTCCTCGGGCGTGGCCAGCTCGCTGCCGAGGTCGAACAGCTCGTTCTGGAGGCGGCGGAGCACTTCGTCGAGCCAGCGGTAGTCCTTGCCCTTCTTCAGCTGTTCCGCGTTGAAGACCCGCGCCAGGCCGATAACCGCGTTGAGCTCGTCGATGGTGCCATAGGCCTCGATCCGCGGCGCATCCTTGGCAACGCGCCGGCCGCCGACCAGTGCCGTCTCGCCGCCGTCGCCGGCGCGTGTGTACACGCGGGTGATCCGGATCGCCATGGCCTGTCCTCCCCGGGGCTCAGGCTAGCACAGTGCTAGACTGGCCACATGGGCGAGTGGACCGACAATCTCGTGACCGCGCGCGACGACGTCGCGGCCATCGTGCGCGAGTGCCGCCGCATCGCCGTGCTCGGCATGAAGACGGAAGCGCAGCGCGGTGAGCCCGCCTTCTACGTGCCCGAGTACATGGCGCGCGCAGGCTACGACATCGTGCCCGTGCCCGTGTACTACCCCGACGTGAAGCAGATCCTGGGCCGTCCGGTGTACCGCACGGTGGCTGCGGTGCCGCCGCCGGTGGACATGGTGAACGTGTTCCGCCGCTCGAAGGACATCCCGCCCCACGTCGACGACATCATCGCCGCGCGCCCGCGCGTGGCCTGGTTCCAGCTCGGCATCGTCAACGATGTCGCGGCGGAGCGGCTGGCGCGGGCAGGCATCCGCGTGGTGCAGGACCACTGCCTGCTGGTCGAGCACCGGCGTCTCGGCTAGCCGCGCACAATCCCCTCACCAGATGCCCGGGAGCAGGCGGTAGCGCACCCGGCGCTGATACTCCGTATAGCCCGGCAGATCGCGAGCCAGGAGCCGCTCCTCGTCGAGCAGCCGCCAGATCAGCGCGGGCACGATGAGGACGAGCGCGACCAGCCCCCAGAGGGAGCCGAGCGCCAGCGGCGTGCCGATGAGATAGAGCGACGCGCTCGCGTACATCGGGTGGCGCACCACCGCGTAGGGCCCGGTGGAGATGACGCGCTGATCCGCCGTGACCCGGATGGTGGCCGCACCGTAGGTGTTCTCGCGATAGACGAGGAAGATGAGGGAGAAGCCAACCACCGTCAGGGCATTACCCGCCAGCGCGACCCAGGACGGAAGGTGCGACCAGCCGAATCGCCGATCGAGCGCGGGCACCACCACCAGCGCGGTGAAGCCGAGCGACACGAGCCACATGATGATCCGCTGGGACGGCTCCGGCTCGGCGGTCGGCCCGCCGCGCATCCGGCGCTCGAGCAGCGCGGGATCCCGTCGCATCAGATACACCGTGACGAAAGCGGAGATGCCGAAGAAGACCGCGAGGTAGACCCAGGCCTGCCCGTAGTGGACGGTGCCGGCGCCCACGAAGAGCACCAGGCCCATCACGATCGCGAGAGTCGCCAGCGCGAGCCACGCGCGGGCGTTGAGGGTCATGGCCGTGGACTCACGCTCGGCACCCGAGCCCGAGAATCAGCTCCCCCTCCTCCGTCGCCACCGCCACGCGCCCGAGCCCCGGAGCGCCGGCCCCGAGGCGAAGGGGGGCTTCGGCGCCGGCGCACAATCGATCGAGCCGTTCCGGATCGGGCGTCGTCACCTCCAGCCACGCCACCCCATGAGCGCCGTTCGCGTGCCGCACCGGAATCGCGCCGGGGAAATCCGCGGGGTCGTCCCACTGCATGAAGAACGGCGGCCACGATTCGGCCGCCGCTTCGCGCAGGCCCGCGGCCTGCCAGCTGAGCGGGCGACCGTCGGGGCGAATGCGCCGGCGCCGCTCGGGCACGAGGCCGTGAGTGCGCGCGACCTTGTCGATGTCGTCCGTGCGCAGCGACCAGCGCACGAGGCGGTCACCGTCGGCGATGCGCGCCAGGAGGGCCTGGCCGTACCACTGCGCCTCCGCGAGGGCGTGATCGACCACGCCGAGCAGCTCGAGGTACTGCCGGCCGAGCGGAATGATGCGGTTGGCGGTGCCGAGACCCGGGTGCACGCCGCCGGCGAGGACGGTGAAGCCGAGCGCCTCCATGCGTCGAGTCGCCGCGTCGAGGTCGCGCACGCCGAGGATCACCTGGCCGAGCTCGAGCATGGGCGGCTCAGTGTAACGTAGGGTGACGAGAAGGAGGACCCCATGGCCCTGACGGCGGCCGAGCGGCGCACCCTCATCGACAACTATGCGGCGGGCCCGGCCCGGCTACGCGCGGCGATCGCCGCGGTGCCGGCGGAGGCGCTCACCTGGCGGCCGGCCCCCCGGGAGTGGTCCGCGCACGAGGTCGCCGTGCACTGCGCGGACTCGGAGACGCAGGCAGCCGGGCGCATCCGCTTCCTCGCGGCCGAGCCCGATCCGGTGCTGATCCAGGGCTACGACGAGGTGAACTGGGCGGTCGCCTTCGACTATCACGCGCATCCGCTCGAGCTCGCGCTGGCGACGGTGGATGCGGTGCGGGCGAATACGGTCGCTCTCCTGCGACGGCTGCCCGAAGACGTGTGGGGGCGTGCGGGGCGTCACTCCCAGTCCGGCGGCTACACGGCGGAAGACTGGCTCCGCATCTACGCCGCGCACCTCGAGGAGCATTCGCGGCAGATCGAGGCCAACGTCGCCGCGTGGCGTCGAAGGTAGAGCCGCCCCTTCACCCTGACCCTCTCCCCCTCTGGGCGGAGAGGGAGAGAACGCAGGCGTCGAGGTCCGCGCGCTCGCCCGCGTCGAGGGTCGCTTCGCCAAATCGCACGCGCTCGTAGCCGTTGGTGAGGCGGGCCAGCGCCGAAGCGGCGCCGGGCAGCGTCGCCGCGGCCCGCGCCCCGAACTCGCGCGCCGTCTCCCCCGCACCGGGCGCCAGCCCGCGCCGCGCGAGCACGCGCAGCGCCCGCGCGTAGAATCCCGGCATCCGGTCCGCGCCACGCCCCGCCGCCCCCACGCGCGGCCGGCGCCACAGCCACCACGCGATAAGCAACGCTACTCCGCCCGCGGGCGGGTACGCGACCGCGGGCGGGCGCCACGCGCGGAGGGCCGTCCAGTCGACGCGCCATGAGCTCGCCTGCCGGCGAATGGTCGTCGCGACCTCGACCTGATCGCGCAGGCTCCAGTTGATGACGTAGCGGTACCAGCGCAGGCGTAGCGCGTCGAGATACTGTGCCGCGCCGGACGCCGTCGTCTCCGGCTCCGCGCGCGGCGAGGGATCGAGGGTGATCCAGCCCGTCCCGGCCACGTAGGCCTCCACCCAGGCGTGCGCGTCGCGCATGCGGACGGTGAAGTAGCGGCCGAAGGGGTTCCATTCCCCCCGCTGAAAGCCGGCCACGACCCGCGCGGGAATGCCCTGGGTGCGCAGCATCACCGCCAGGGCGGCGGCGAAGTACTCGCAGTTGCCCGCCCGCGTCTCGAAGAGGAACTCCTCCAGCGGCGGCAGCTTCGTGCGCCGCTCGAGCTTTAGCGAGTAGCGATACTGCCGCGAGAGATGGTCGGTCAGGCGCTGGGCCGCGTCGCGGGGGCCGCGCGCGCCCGCAGTGACGCCGCGGGCCAGCTCGGCGACGCGCGGCGCCAGCTCGGGGAGCTGGAGGTAGCGCACCCCCACCGGCATCGGCTCCTCCCCCAGCATGTGGGCTGCCCGGCGTCCCACGCTCGGCGGCGGCACCTCCAGCTCCGACTCGACCCGGTAGTGCAGGCGCGCCGACGCGGAGGGGATGGTCACGGTGCCGGTGTCGTCGACGGTGATCTCGGGCGCGCGCGCCTCGAGGCGCAGCGCGCGCGTCGCGCTGAAGATCACCTCGGTGCCAATGGGCTCGAGGAAGACCTCCTGCGTCACGAGGGGGCCCCGGCCTCGGTACGTCCCCACGCGGTAGTCGCTGGCCAGCGAGCGGCGCAGCGTCGCCCGCTGGATGTGGCTGGCGCTCCACGCGCGGCCGTCGAACTCGTCGAAGACGATGCCGCGCCACCGGAGC
This is a stretch of genomic DNA from Candidatus Methylomirabilota bacterium. It encodes these proteins:
- a CDS encoding methionine synthase — protein: MIPCRAVLETTIAGSLPKPTWLAPPRTLWAPWRVEGPALDEAKRDAVILALREQERAGIDIVTDGEQSRRHFVWGFVESLDGVDFTRMVTIGIRADRYKADVPTVTAPVRRRGPIHSAEMRFARAHTDRRLKFTMPGPMTIVDTIHDGYYGSRAKLGMALARLINEEARELEALGVDMIQLDEPAFNVYMDEVRDWGLAALDAAVEGLRCRTAVHICYGYGIKANNDWKKTLGGEWRQYERTFPLIARSRIGGVSLECAASRVPISLIGLLEGKDILLGAVDVATDAVETPEDVARVIREGLKHAPAARVFPCTNCGMVPLAREVAEGKLRALAAGAALVRKELGG
- a CDS encoding N-acyl homoserine lactonase family protein, giving the protein MPYQVYALKYAERDTQQCTFFFREPSTATLTLHFYLWVILGGPYPVVLDTGFSAADAQRREARKWVSPAEMLSRVGVKAADVPVALISHLHWDHWDGYPFFTGARFWIQKEEMQFWTGFAGQYAHYRMFAEAEPLADLVKLNYAGRVRLVEGEIPVLPGITAHWVGGHTAGLQVVSVETAKGTVVLTSDASHFYRNIERRDPVQIITSLPQMLKGFDRIDEIAGSPDRVVTGHDPEVAKRFEELEPGIVKIA
- the ggt gene encoding gamma-glutamyltransferase is translated as MAAPRPATVAPRGMVTCSHVLASTAGVEMLRGGGSAVDAAIAAAAVLSVVYPHMTSIGGDSFWLVHPARTGGVRFLDGGGRAPAAATIAAFEARGLGEVPYRGVLPATVTVPGAIDSWLEAHAAYGRLPLPRVLAPAIECARDGFPVGARLAYWIASVATMLAESPEAAAVFLPGGRPLGEGQRLRNPDLARTLEAIAGAGRGGFYEGEVAREIARWSRARGGLIEEGDLRAQRARWGEPLSSTYRGITLYETPPPTQGVSVLQMLRLIEPYDLGAMDYLGPDHVHLLVQAKQIAFHDRDRVLADPDFAKVPVERLLSPDYAAERRRLVDMRRALPWDEVPSFGTLAGDTVYVAAVDAEGSAASLIHSVYGLFGAGVVAGRTGVVMQNRGAYFSLDPTHPNRLEPGKRPLHTLIASLAFRGDRPWQVMGCMGADGQPQIHLQAYTAMIDFGLDVQQAMEAPRWLSGRFGLLEPRDLLNLEGRFPPATGAELARRGHTVNQWGPWNERAGHAHGITIDPATGARHGGCDPRSDGVALGY
- a CDS encoding GNAT family N-acetyltransferase yields the protein MTARAAEASGYRIRRATAQDHEAVARELHAYLAWLGEELDGEGLDKDIANWQAAYDGRRGSLLVVEDPVGLVVGTAAVRVLEPGVGEVKRMWIRPVHQGKGLGRPLMDACLTEARALGCARLRLDSEDRLAAAVHLYRAYGFQEIADYNGNARANIWMERAL
- a CDS encoding cob(I)yrinic acid a,c-diamide adenosyltransferase, with protein sequence MAIRITRVYTRAGDGGETALVGGRRVAKDAPRIEAYGTIDELNAVIGLARVFNAEQLKKGKDYRWLDEVLRRLQNELFDLGSELATPEDAVYEGMHRVGETEVKALEQLMDRCQKDLKPLKSFVLPGGGRVGGFLHQARTVCRRAERRVLALARVESLSPWPLKYVNRLSDLLFVLSRWVGQRLGETEYLWERGLAGHDRARR
- a CDS encoding CoA-binding protein, with protein sequence MGEWTDNLVTARDDVAAIVRECRRIAVLGMKTEAQRGEPAFYVPEYMARAGYDIVPVPVYYPDVKQILGRPVYRTVAAVPPPVDMVNVFRRSKDIPPHVDDIIAARPRVAWFQLGIVNDVAAERLARAGIRVVQDHCLLVEHRRLG
- a CDS encoding isoprenylcysteine carboxylmethyltransferase family protein codes for the protein MTLNARAWLALATLAIVMGLVLFVGAGTVHYGQAWVYLAVFFGISAFVTVYLMRRDPALLERRMRGGPTAEPEPSQRIIMWLVSLGFTALVVVPALDRRFGWSHLPSWVALAGNALTVVGFSLIFLVYRENTYGAATIRVTADQRVISTGPYAVVRHPMYASASLYLIGTPLALGSLWGLVALVLIVPALIWRLLDEERLLARDLPGYTEYQRRVRYRLLPGIW
- a CDS encoding VOC family protein encodes the protein MLELGQVILGVRDLDAATRRMEALGFTVLAGGVHPGLGTANRIIPLGRQYLELLGVVDHALAEAQWYGQALLARIADGDRLVRWSLRTDDIDKVARTHGLVPERRRRIRPDGRPLSWQAAGLREAAAESWPPFFMQWDDPADFPGAIPVRHANGAHGVAWLEVTTPDPERLDRLCAGAEAPLRLGAGAPGLGRVAVATEEGELILGLGCRA
- a CDS encoding DinB family protein yields the protein MALTAAERRTLIDNYAAGPARLRAAIAAVPAEALTWRPAPREWSAHEVAVHCADSETQAAGRIRFLAAEPDPVLIQGYDEVNWAVAFDYHAHPLELALATVDAVRANTVALLRRLPEDVWGRAGRHSQSGGYTAEDWLRIYAAHLEEHSRQIEANVAAWRRR
- a CDS encoding transglutaminaseTgpA domain-containing protein, whose amino-acid sequence is MSSALAVRLAAYLLVADGLAALVLAGLLGPAGLVVVGLALLLSWWQAAIRARIHTRALGAGLVVVAAVASTMDLLYLAETVLDGLVHMLLFLVLARLFTSDSVKDARTVAFLAFFMLVAASSAAFGVGFLFVFIAFLLLSTWLLLLQHILVESEPAPDRVVAGSPQWASPRMLLGLAAAASIVTFLITTALFFVIPRVGLAALPFHGKIGSLVTGFSDRVELGAYGQIQNDATVAMRVHVPGEIPEEALPLLRWRGIVFDEFDGRAWSASHIQRATLRRSLASDYRVGTYRGRGPLVTQEVFLEPIGTEVIFSATRALRLEARAPEITVDDTGTVTIPSASARLHYRVESELEVPPPSVGRRAAHMLGEEPMPVGVRYLQLPELAPRVAELARGVTAGARGPRDAAQRLTDHLSRQYRYSLKLERRTKLPPLEEFLFETRAGNCEYFAAALAVMLRTQGIPARVVAGFQRGEWNPFGRYFTVRMRDAHAWVEAYVAGTGWITLDPSPRAEPETTASGAAQYLDALRLRWYRYVINWSLRDQVEVATTIRRQASSWRVDWTALRAWRPPAVAYPPAGGVALLIAWWLWRRPRVGAAGRGADRMPGFYARALRVLARRGLAPGAGETAREFGARAAATLPGAASALARLTNGYERVRFGEATLDAGERADLDACVLSLSAQRGRGSG